In Gopherus evgoodei ecotype Sinaloan lineage chromosome 10, rGopEvg1_v1.p, whole genome shotgun sequence, a single window of DNA contains:
- the LOC115658474 gene encoding zinc finger protein 501-like isoform X1 — MISSREREEEPNLQSCDEKEMLSGPCADSLPKVSFLSNDSSVDSHFNAPGDGIMSENEEYAYQEGPELMEPCGTLSGISQRNISQSPEQSKACEVQHRSERRQTTAPEKRQGKSTACERGFRKLPNIDQLGNPTMGRSAICDDCGKSFRVSSNLRQHQRIHTGEKPFGCAECGESFRQRSHFIQHQTKHTGERPYECTECGKSFTVSSNLIRHQIIHTGEKPYKCAECRKSFSGNSQLIQHQRIHTGEKPYECGDCGKSFSVSSALTRHQRTHTGEKPYECTVCGKSFSQSSDLMKHQRIHTGERPYECTDCGKSFCVSSHLIQHQRIHTGERPYECADCGKSFSQSSDLMKHQRIHTGERPYECAECGKSFSWSSALIKHSRIHTGERPYECTGCGKSFSQSSHLVQHQRIHMGGNP; from the exons ATGATCTCCAGCCGGGAACGAGAGGAAGAGCCTAATCTCCAGAGCTGCGATGAAAAGGAGATGCTGAGTGGCCCCTGTGCAG ATTCCCTTCCTAAGGTGTCCTTTCTCTCCAATGACTCATCTGTGGATTCTCATTTCAATGCACCAGGTGATGGGATTATGAGTGAGAATGAGGAGTATGCCTACCAGGAAGGTCCTGAGTTAATGGAACCATGTGGCACATTATCAGGAATATCCCAAAGGAATATTTCCCAGAGTCCTGAGCAGAGCAAAGCCTGTGAGGTTCAGCACAGATCAGAAAGGCGTCAGACAACTGCTCCAGAGAAGAGACAAGGTAAATCAACTGCTTGTGAAAGAGGTTTCAGGAAACTGCCAAACATTGACCAGCTGGGAAACCCCACTATGGGGAGATCAGCAATATGTgatgactgtgggaaaagcttcagggtGAGCTCAAACCTCAGacagcatcagagaatccacactggagagaaaccctTTGGATGTGCCGAGTGTGGGGAAAGCTTCCGGCAGCGCTCGCACTTTATTCAGCATCAGACAAAACACACAGGGGAGAGACCTTATGAATGTaccgagtgtgggaaaagcttcactgtgAGCTCAAACCTTATTCGTCATCAGATAATCCACACTGGAGAAAAACCATATAAATGTGCCGAGTGTAGGAAGAGCTTTAGTGGGAACTCACAGCTTATCCagcaccagagaatccacacaggtgagaaacccTATGAATGTGGtgactgtgggaagagcttcagtgTGAGCTCAGCCCTTACTCGTCATCAGCGAacccacactggagagaaaccttATGAATGCACcgtgtgtgggaaaagcttcagtcagagttcaGACCTTATGAAACATCAGAGaattcacacaggagagaggccctacGAATGCACtgactgtgggaagagcttcTGTGTGAGCTCTCATCTTATTCaacaccagagaatccacacgggagagcgCCCCTATGAGTGTGCCgattgtgggaaaagcttcagtcagagctcagACCTTATGaaacatcagaggatccacacaggggagagaccGTATGAATGTGCTGAGTGTGGAAAGAGCTTTAGTTGGAGCTCAGCACTTATCAAACATagcagaatccacacaggggagagaccctatgaatgcacagggtgtgggaaaagcttcagtcagagctcgCACCTTGttcagcatcagagaatccacatggGAGGGAATCCCTGA
- the LOC115658474 gene encoding zinc finger protein 501-like isoform X2, with product MISSREREEEPNLQSCDEKEMLSGPCAGDGIMSENEEYAYQEGPELMEPCGTLSGISQRNISQSPEQSKACEVQHRSERRQTTAPEKRQGKSTACERGFRKLPNIDQLGNPTMGRSAICDDCGKSFRVSSNLRQHQRIHTGEKPFGCAECGESFRQRSHFIQHQTKHTGERPYECTECGKSFTVSSNLIRHQIIHTGEKPYKCAECRKSFSGNSQLIQHQRIHTGEKPYECGDCGKSFSVSSALTRHQRTHTGEKPYECTVCGKSFSQSSDLMKHQRIHTGERPYECTDCGKSFCVSSHLIQHQRIHTGERPYECADCGKSFSQSSDLMKHQRIHTGERPYECAECGKSFSWSSALIKHSRIHTGERPYECTGCGKSFSQSSHLVQHQRIHMGGNP from the exons ATGATCTCCAGCCGGGAACGAGAGGAAGAGCCTAATCTCCAGAGCTGCGATGAAAAGGAGATGCTGAGTGGCCCCTGTGCAG GTGATGGGATTATGAGTGAGAATGAGGAGTATGCCTACCAGGAAGGTCCTGAGTTAATGGAACCATGTGGCACATTATCAGGAATATCCCAAAGGAATATTTCCCAGAGTCCTGAGCAGAGCAAAGCCTGTGAGGTTCAGCACAGATCAGAAAGGCGTCAGACAACTGCTCCAGAGAAGAGACAAGGTAAATCAACTGCTTGTGAAAGAGGTTTCAGGAAACTGCCAAACATTGACCAGCTGGGAAACCCCACTATGGGGAGATCAGCAATATGTgatgactgtgggaaaagcttcagggtGAGCTCAAACCTCAGacagcatcagagaatccacactggagagaaaccctTTGGATGTGCCGAGTGTGGGGAAAGCTTCCGGCAGCGCTCGCACTTTATTCAGCATCAGACAAAACACACAGGGGAGAGACCTTATGAATGTaccgagtgtgggaaaagcttcactgtgAGCTCAAACCTTATTCGTCATCAGATAATCCACACTGGAGAAAAACCATATAAATGTGCCGAGTGTAGGAAGAGCTTTAGTGGGAACTCACAGCTTATCCagcaccagagaatccacacaggtgagaaacccTATGAATGTGGtgactgtgggaagagcttcagtgTGAGCTCAGCCCTTACTCGTCATCAGCGAacccacactggagagaaaccttATGAATGCACcgtgtgtgggaaaagcttcagtcagagttcaGACCTTATGAAACATCAGAGaattcacacaggagagaggccctacGAATGCACtgactgtgggaagagcttcTGTGTGAGCTCTCATCTTATTCaacaccagagaatccacacgggagagcgCCCCTATGAGTGTGCCgattgtgggaaaagcttcagtcagagctcagACCTTATGaaacatcagaggatccacacaggggagagaccGTATGAATGTGCTGAGTGTGGAAAGAGCTTTAGTTGGAGCTCAGCACTTATCAAACATagcagaatccacacaggggagagaccctatgaatgcacagggtgtgggaaaagcttcagtcagagctcgCACCTTGttcagcatcagagaatccacatggGAGGGAATCCCTGA